The following proteins are co-located in the Leptospira weilii genome:
- a CDS encoding glycoside hydrolase family 13 protein: protein MTAKKTIPKKNSSHPIDKWWQKTTIYQIYPRSFADSNQDGIGDIPGIISKLDYLYDLGFETIWVSPLYKSPQMDHGYDVSDYYSIAPEYGTIKDAEKLIKEIHKRGMKIIFDMVMNHTSIEHDWFRQSRSNRDNPKRDWYIWRDGKGKNKPPNNWSSFVTPKAWHYDPNTDQWYLASFLEFQPDLNYYNPEVKKAMFDVLRFWLKKGVDGFRLDIFHAIYKDRHFRDNPFRFKYIVSENDHDGYFQSRVHTVNHPDNFVFAKELRTVLDEFDGDRFAVGEVAGDDHIIKRYLGEKKDGLNLIFLFETLLLKFKMNFFKGIIRKMEEVYPYPSIPTYVFGNHDQRRYMMKINNNLEKGKLVALFQFTARGVPVTYYGEEIGMTNETIKLTEAQDPLARIYRWLGDSFSELLGLADVIIRDRARSPMQWDDTPNAGFTSKKAIPWIRVHGNYRERNVLIESEDRDSLLNTYRNVLRLRNKSRALKEGSLRLIEENVPKDILVYLREFEKERKLVVFNFGKKVRLFSNPTDCGKYFFSTVPFERNEFEQFKMPPCSGIILGN, encoded by the coding sequence ATGACCGCGAAAAAAACAATTCCAAAAAAAAACTCCTCCCATCCAATCGATAAGTGGTGGCAAAAGACCACGATTTATCAGATTTATCCCCGTTCCTTTGCGGATAGCAATCAAGACGGGATCGGAGACATTCCGGGCATCATTTCGAAGCTGGATTATCTTTATGATCTTGGGTTTGAAACCATCTGGGTATCCCCTTTATATAAAAGTCCTCAGATGGATCACGGTTATGACGTTAGCGACTATTATTCGATCGCTCCCGAATACGGAACCATTAAAGATGCAGAAAAACTAATAAAAGAAATCCATAAACGCGGAATGAAAATCATTTTTGATATGGTGATGAACCACACTTCTATCGAACACGATTGGTTTCGACAGTCCCGTTCTAACCGCGATAATCCTAAAAGGGATTGGTATATCTGGAGAGACGGAAAAGGAAAGAATAAACCTCCCAATAATTGGAGCTCGTTCGTTACTCCCAAAGCTTGGCATTACGATCCCAATACCGATCAATGGTATCTTGCGAGCTTTTTAGAGTTTCAACCGGATTTGAATTATTACAATCCCGAAGTCAAAAAGGCGATGTTTGACGTTTTGCGTTTTTGGCTTAAGAAAGGAGTGGACGGTTTTCGTTTGGATATTTTTCACGCGATCTATAAAGATAGACACTTTCGGGACAATCCGTTTCGATTTAAATACATAGTTTCGGAAAACGATCACGACGGTTATTTTCAGAGTAGGGTTCATACGGTAAATCATCCGGATAACTTCGTATTTGCAAAAGAACTAAGGACCGTTTTGGACGAGTTCGACGGAGATCGTTTTGCGGTCGGAGAAGTTGCCGGAGACGATCATATCATCAAACGCTACTTAGGCGAAAAAAAAGATGGTTTGAATCTCATCTTTTTGTTCGAAACTCTGTTGTTAAAGTTCAAAATGAATTTTTTTAAGGGAATCATCAGAAAGATGGAAGAAGTGTATCCGTATCCGAGTATCCCCACATACGTTTTCGGGAATCACGATCAAAGACGTTATATGATGAAGATCAATAACAATCTTGAAAAAGGAAAATTGGTCGCCTTGTTTCAATTTACCGCAAGGGGGGTTCCGGTCACTTACTACGGGGAAGAGATCGGCATGACCAACGAGACGATTAAGTTGACGGAAGCTCAGGATCCCCTCGCGAGAATTTATCGTTGGTTGGGCGATTCGTTTTCCGAGCTGTTGGGACTTGCGGATGTTATCATTCGGGATAGGGCAAGATCTCCTATGCAATGGGACGATACTCCGAATGCGGGTTTTACGAGTAAGAAGGCAATTCCTTGGATTCGAGTTCATGGAAATTATCGGGAAAGAAACGTTTTGATCGAATCGGAGGATAGGGACTCTCTTTTGAATACGTATAGGAATGTTCTCCGTCTTCGAAATAAAAGCCGAGCCTTAAAGGAAGGATCTTTGAGATTGATCGAAGAAAACGTTCCGAAAGATATTCTGGTTTATTTGAGAGAATTTGAAAAAGAACGTAAATTGGTCGTTTTTAATTTCGGGAAAAAGGTCAGATTATTTTCTAATCCAACGGATTGCGGAAAATATTTCTTTTCCACCGTTCCTTTTGAGCGCAACGAATTTGAAC